One part of the Solea solea chromosome 1, fSolSol10.1, whole genome shotgun sequence genome encodes these proteins:
- the ssr1 gene encoding translocon-associated protein subunit alpha isoform X2, giving the protein MMKFVPKLLLLVLLAFPATLLIKGPAVSAQDLTEDEEAEAVDEDVVDDAAAEDEDDEAEVEDDENTELTEEKEDEEEEALVGEMKASPNADTTILFVKGDDFPANNIVKFLLGFNNKGAENFVVESLDASFRYPQDYQFYIQNFTALQLSTEVPPSKQATFEYSFIPAEQMGGRPFGLVINLNYKDTSGNIFQDAVFNQTVTITEREDGLDGETIFLYVFLSGLGLLVVVGLHQLLESRKRRRPAPKVEMGTSSHNDVDLSWIPQETLNQINKASPRRSPRKRNQKRSAGSDE; this is encoded by the exons ATGATGAAGTTTGTgcccaaactgctgctgctggtgttgttagCTTTCCCGGCAACTCTGCTAATCAAAG GGCCGGCGGTGAGCGCTCAGGATCTGACAGAGGACGAGGAGGCCGAGGCCGTTGATGAAGACGTTGTGGACGACGCTGCAGCTGAGGACGAGGACGATGAGGCGGAAGTGGAAGACGACGAGAACACGGAATTA ACGGAAGaaaaggaggatgaggaggaagaagctCTGGTCGGAGAGATGAAGGCTTCCCCTAACGCTGATACCACTATCCTGTTTGTCAAAGGAGACG ACTTTCCCGCCAACAACATCGTCAAGTTCCTGCTCGGCTTCAACAACAAGGGAGCGGAGAACTTTGTTGTGGAGTCTCTGGATGCTTCTTTCCGTTACCCACAG GATTATCAGTTCTACATCCAGAACTTCACGGCTCTCCAGCTGAGCACAGAGGTTCCTCCCAGCAAACAGGCCACCTTCGAGTACTCCTTTATCCCCGCGGAGCAGATGGGAGGGCGGCCGTTCGGACTCGTCATCAACCTCAACTACAAGGACACCAGT GGAAACATTTTCCAGGATGCAGTGTTTAACCAGACGGTCACTATCACTGAGAGAGAAGACGGACTCGACGGAGAGAC AATCTTCTTGTACGTCTTCCTGTCAGGCCTCGGGCTGCTCGTCGTCGTCGGCCTTCACCAGCTGCTCGAGTCCAGAAAG aggaggCGTCCAGCTCCAAAGGTGGAAATGGGAACATCGAGCCACAACGACGTGGACCTGAGCTGGATCCCGCAGGAAACGCTCAACCAGATCA ACAAAGCTTCTCCCAGACGATCTCCACGCAAAAGGAACCAGAAACGCTCGGCCGGCTCAGACGAGTGA
- the ssr1 gene encoding translocon-associated protein subunit alpha isoform X1, with translation MMKFVPKLLLLVLLAFPATLLIKGPAVSAQDLTEDEEAEAVDEDVVDDAAAEDEDDEAEVEDDENTELTEEKEDEEEEALVGEMKASPNADTTILFVKGDDFPANNIVKFLLGFNNKGAENFVVESLDASFRYPQDYQFYIQNFTALQLSTEVPPSKQATFEYSFIPAEQMGGRPFGLVINLNYKDTSGNIFQDAVFNQTVTITEREDGLDGETIFLYVFLSGLGLLVVVGLHQLLESRKRRRPAPKVEMGTSSHNDVDLSWIPQETLNQIMQSRRDKASPRRSPRKRNQKRSAGSDE, from the exons ATGATGAAGTTTGTgcccaaactgctgctgctggtgttgttagCTTTCCCGGCAACTCTGCTAATCAAAG GGCCGGCGGTGAGCGCTCAGGATCTGACAGAGGACGAGGAGGCCGAGGCCGTTGATGAAGACGTTGTGGACGACGCTGCAGCTGAGGACGAGGACGATGAGGCGGAAGTGGAAGACGACGAGAACACGGAATTA ACGGAAGaaaaggaggatgaggaggaagaagctCTGGTCGGAGAGATGAAGGCTTCCCCTAACGCTGATACCACTATCCTGTTTGTCAAAGGAGACG ACTTTCCCGCCAACAACATCGTCAAGTTCCTGCTCGGCTTCAACAACAAGGGAGCGGAGAACTTTGTTGTGGAGTCTCTGGATGCTTCTTTCCGTTACCCACAG GATTATCAGTTCTACATCCAGAACTTCACGGCTCTCCAGCTGAGCACAGAGGTTCCTCCCAGCAAACAGGCCACCTTCGAGTACTCCTTTATCCCCGCGGAGCAGATGGGAGGGCGGCCGTTCGGACTCGTCATCAACCTCAACTACAAGGACACCAGT GGAAACATTTTCCAGGATGCAGTGTTTAACCAGACGGTCACTATCACTGAGAGAGAAGACGGACTCGACGGAGAGAC AATCTTCTTGTACGTCTTCCTGTCAGGCCTCGGGCTGCTCGTCGTCGTCGGCCTTCACCAGCTGCTCGAGTCCAGAAAG aggaggCGTCCAGCTCCAAAGGTGGAAATGGGAACATCGAGCCACAACGACGTGGACCTGAGCTGGATCCCGCAGGAAACGCTCAACCAGATCA TGCAGAGTCGCCGAG ACAAAGCTTCTCCCAGACGATCTCCACGCAAAAGGAACCAGAAACGCTCGGCCGGCTCAGACGAGTGA
- the LOC131446680 gene encoding B-cell receptor CD22-like, protein MFESVCGFIHTGVSGDCPDAHLFITAPQKIQALTGSCVWIFCSFEPVTTEETLSGVWIKKNPQFDQNPNIVIFNSTNKKNIYSGEIRGNLKEQNCSTVFYNVQTNFTDKYFFRIESKSFKATASCNSVYINVTDSPPSPTLEIPPDLKENESVTLTCSAPTPCPGSAPRLTWHLQQDSPNEIKKNPNGTFTTRIKRTFILSDRDDGRSVGCSAVYPVNEGQERTVEKNVSLSVSYAPKDTVVSISRSEGHQVNMTCSSRAKPSVSRFSWFKKNLGRDVEVAEGADLSITDGGVYFCEAFNAVGQQRSAEIQLTEKSLVWKLIVGGIIGFVLLVCVVIFVCYWKSKRPSVPQTLRPAGGVHVDPQSDGENIHYGEIDFSKWRHEASSSLVPQDGGQKQDTVYAQVNTSTSTEGHEDIYAQVKKN, encoded by the exons ATGTTTGAGTCTGTCTGTGGCTTCATCCACACAG GTGTTTCAGGTGATTGTCCGGATGCCCATCTCTTCATCACTGCACCACAGAAGATACAAGCACTGACAGGATcatgtgtgtggattttctgCAGCTTCGAACCTGTGACCACTGAGGAGACGTTATCCGGCGTGTGGATCAAAAAGAACCCCCAGTTTGACCAAAATCCCAACATCGTGATCTTCAACAgcaccaataaaaaaaacatctacagcGGTGAAATAAGAGGAAACCTGAAGGAACAAAACTgtagcacagtgttttacaacGTACAGACAAACTTCACCGACAAATACTTCTTCAGGATTGAGAGCAAGTCATTCAAGGCAACAGCTAGTTGTAATTCTGTTTACATCAATGTTACAG atTCTCCTCCAAGCCCCACCCTTGAAATACCACCAGATCTGAAGGAGAACGAGTCTGTGACTCTTACCTGCTCAGCTCCCACCCCCTGTCCTGGCTCCGCCCCTCGACTCACCTGGCATCTCCAACAGGACTCTCCCAACGAGATAAAGAAAAACCCGAATGGAACCTTTACGACGAGAATCAAACGCACCTTTATTTTGTCGGACAGAGACGACGGACGCAGCGTCGGCTGTTCTGCTGTGTATCCTGTGAATGAAGGACAAGAGAGGACAGTGGAGAAGAACGTGTCTCTCAGTGTTTCAT ATGCACCCAAGGACACAGTGGTGTCCATCAGCAGGTCAGAAGGTCACCAGGTGAACATGACCTGCTCCAGCAGAGCCAAACCTTCTGTCAGCAGATTCTCCTGGTTCAAGAAGAACCTCGGCAGAGACGTGGAGGTGGCTGAAGGAGCTGATCTCAGCATCACAGATGGAGGCGTTTATTTCTGCGAGGCCTTCAATGCTGTTGGTCAGCAGAGGTCAGCAGAGATCCAGCTCACAG AAAAATCTCTAGTGTGGAAACTGATCGTCGGAGGAATCATTGGGTTTGTACTTCTCGTTTGCGTCGTCATCTTTGTTTG TTATTGGAAGTCCAAACGTCCATCTGTCCCTCAGACTCTG cgtccagcaggtggcgttCACGTCGACCCACAGTCAGACGGAGAAAACATACATTACGGAGAAATCGACTTCTCCAAGTGGAGACATGAGGCGTCCTCCTCGCTCGTGCCACAGGACGGGGGACAAAAGCAGGACACGGTGTACGCGCAGGTCAACACGTCCACGTCCACTGAAGGCCACGAGGACATCTACGCTCAAGTGAAGAAAAACTGA